The following nucleotide sequence is from Flavobacteriales bacterium.
TTTTGTTGAATCCTGTTTTTAAAGAAGAGGAACTGGATAAAGTAAAAAAACAAACACTTTCCGGATTACAAGCCAGCAAAAATACGCCTGAGGCGATGGCTGCAAATATTTCCGGAATCATGAACTACGGAAAAACACATCCTTATGGAGAAGTTACCACTGAAGAAAGCGTAGAAAAAGTTTCATTGAGCGATTGCCAATCTTACTATGAAACGTATTTCAAACCCAATGTTGCTTATTTGGCCATTGTTGGTGATATCACGCTTGAAGAGGCAAAAAAACTGACCGAAAAATATTTTGGCACCTGGAGAAAAGGTGATGTTCCGAAGAGCTCAGTTCCTGAAATTGTAAATCCTTCTTCAACAAAAGTTATTTTCGTTCCACGTCCGAATTCTGTTCAATCCAGCATTCACATCACTTACCCGATCGACCTTAAACCGGGTAGTCCGGATGAAATGAAAGTTCGTGTATTAAATGAAATTTTAGGTGGGGGAGCATCTGCCCGTTTATTCCGTAATCTGCGCGAAACCTATAATCTTACTTATGGAGCCTACTCCACCATGGCGAGCGACGAATATGCAGGTCATTTCGAAGCCTATGCTGAAGTAAGAACTTCGGGAACCGATTCTGCCGTAAACGAATTCATGAAAGAAATTAACCGTATTCGTGCAGAGAAAGTTGAAGCAGCGGAGTTGCAAGGTGTGATTAATGCCATTACCGGTAAATTCTCCATCTCCCTCGAAAATCCTGCTACCATTGCGCGTTTTGCCATCAACATCGATAAATACAATTTACCGAAGGATTATTATGAAAAATACCTGACGGAATTATCGAAAATCACCATTGAAGATGTTTATGCAACCGCACAAAAATATATTCGTCCGGAAAATGCGTACATCGTAGTTGTTGGTGACCGCGATAAAATGCCTGATTTCATCAATCGCTGGAAAGGTAAAAACGCAATTGAATATTACGATCAGTACGGAAATCCATTTAAAGAAACCAAACCGGTTCCTGAGGGATTAACCGCCGAAGGATTGTACAAACTTCACATCAATGCCATTGGTGGTGAGGCCAACATACGCAAAGTAAAATCGAAAGTGGTAAAAATGTCGGCCGATATTCAGGGATATAAAATTGAAATCATCAGCAAAAAATTGTACCCTAAGAAAAAAGGTCTTTGCAAAACTTCCGAAAGTGTTATCCTTAACGGCGCCATGCTTGCACAGAAAAAAGTGTTTGACGGCACCAAAGGAAAAATGTCGGGCATGGCAGGTGAATCGATGATTGAAGGTGAAGAACTGGAAGCAGCTAAACTGGAAGCAGAACCTTATCTGGAGCTACGCTATATGGAATTAGGCTATAAATTGAGCCTGATCGGTGTAGATGAAATCGAAGGTGCTGATGCCATCAAAATGGCTATTACTGATCCAAAAGGTAAAGTAGAATACCAATGGTATGATGCTAAAACCTACTTCCTGGTAAAAACGGAGAGTACCACTGAAACACCGCAGGGACCAATGACGGCGACTTCTTATTTAAGTGATTATAAAGAAGTGAATGGTGTAAAATATGCACATAAAATCAAAACTGAGGCGGGTCCGCAAATCATGGATTTAAATGTGACCTCCATCGAAATCAATCCTAAATTAGATCCGAAAGATTTCGAAATAAAATAAGGTAATTACTTACCCAACAAAAGGCGATACCTCTCCACTAACGGGGAGGTATCGTTTTTTTTACGGGCTTCTGCTAAAGCAGCATTGATATGGTGCTGGTGTTCTTCATTCCCCATTCTATACCATCGCAACAAGGCCTCTTTCATCAGGACAGGATTCAATGCAACACTTTCCACACCACCGGCATTTTTAAACGGCGTTTGATCGGAAGTTAAAACCGGAGTTCCCGACATTAAACTTTCGATGATTACGTGTCCAAAATTTTCACCCCGGGTGGGAAAGAATAAAAGATCATATTCCATCAGTAAAGAAGGAATATGTTTTGGTTCCACCGGTCCTCGGAAATCTACCTCAATACCTGCAGGGAGGTGGCGAGCCATATCCATGCATTTTTCACTGTAGTTTAAATCATAAATCGGACCATATACGTCCATACTCATGGGTGTGGCCCAGGCATCTGCCATTACGCTAATTCCGAAATCGATATTTTTTTCCGGGGCAACCCTGGCTATACAAACCATGCGCAAGGAGTCTTTTTTCTTTTTCGATAAACGAGAAACAGGAATAATTCGCTTCACCGGAAAATTATCTGCTACCAGAATTTTTGCACTTGCATGAATGGCTTTTTGAATATCGCTTGCTTCAATTTCGTTGGTGGCATGAAAAACCACATTTTTATAAATACCCGCAAAGCGGGCAAGGTTCAGAAATAACTTTTTTTTGCCCGATTTAACCTCTATAGCCGATTCAGCCAGCATCCCCCGGGTGGCGACAATAATCCGTTTTTTTGCACCGTATTTCCGGCAAAGAATCAGAGGCAGAATAGAAAAATTCCAGGAATAAATTCCGTTGATATAAACCATGTCAAAATCGGTATCCGCAATTAAACGGCGCAGATTTTTACGGTTCAGTTGGCCCTCGGAGAAATAATAAATTTTTTCACCGTTTGGACCATCATTCCAGGCGTCTGAAATAATTCCCGTATAAGGTTCAGCAGAGGTATAATCCGTATTTCGGGTAACCACCAGAAACTCATACTCATCACGAAGTGCTGTAACCATATTGGCCACGGATCGGATGGGTCCTCCGGCTTTAAAACCAGGGAGGTACCAGTCAATAAACAGCAATATTTTGGGTCGGCTTAGAATGGGGCAGAATATTTCACGAAGTTAACAATCCCCCGATTTTTTCACAGTCCTTATTTTACCCGTTTTTCCTTTTTCTCTGGTGCCTTTTTTTCTTATTTTCGCCCTTATTCTTTACAAACGATAAATCCTTATAACAATGGCTTTCGACATTGAAATGATTAAGAAAGTGTATGCTGAACTTCCCGGTAAAGTTGAAGCTGCACGTAAAATGTTAGGTCGCCCCATGACCCTGGCAGAAAAAATCCTTTACGCCCACCTGGCAGATCAGCTTCCTTCATCTTCGTATGAGCGTGGTAAATCGTATGTGGATTTTAATCCTGACCGGGTTGCCATGCAGGACGCAACAGCTCAAATGGCATTGTTGCAATTTATGCAAGCAGGTCGTCCGAAAGTTGCTGTTCCTTCAACCGTGCATTGCGATCACTTAATTACTGCAAAAGACAGTTCAAAGGCCGACCTCGACCGCGCTGTTAAAGTCAATAAAGAAGTTTATGATTTTCTTTCTTCCGTATCGAATAAATACGGAATTGGGTTCTGGAAACCGGGTGCAGGAATTATTCACCAGGTGGTATTAGAGAACTATGCATTTCCCGGTGGGATGATGATTGGTACCGATTCGCACACTGTTAATGCAGGTGGATTGGGAATGATTGCCATTGGTGTAGGTGGAGCGGATGCGTGTGATGTAATGGCAGGTCTTCCATGGGAACTAAAAATGCCAAAATTGATTGGTATTCGTTTAACCGGAAAAATGAATGGCTGGACATCTGCAAAAGATGTTATTTTAAAAGTAGCAGGAATCCTCACCGTTAAAGGTGGAACTGATAAAGTGGTAGAATACTTTGGTCCCGGAGCAGAATCCTTATCCTGTACAGGTAAAGGAACCATTTGTAACATGGGAGCAGAAATTGGAGCAACCACTTCCACTTTCGGTTACGACGATTCAATGGCCCGCTATCTCATTAGCACTGGTCGCGCAGATGTTGCTGAACTTGCAAACAGTGTAAAAGCGCACCTTACCGGTGATGCTGAAGTGTATGCAAATCCTGAAAAATATTTTGATGAAGTCATTGAAATTAACCTCAGCGAATTAGAGCCACACCTGAATGGTCCGTTCACTCCGGATCTTGCCACTCCTATTTCTAAAATGAAAGAGGAGGCACAGAAAAACGGATGGCCAACCAAAGTTGAAGTTGGATTAATTGGTTCTTGTACCAACTCATCCTATGAAGATATTGCGCGTTCTGCTTCATTAGCGAAACAGGCAGTAGATAAAAAATTAAAAACGAAAGCTCAATTCACCATCACTCCAGGTTCCGAACAAGTTCGTTATACCATTGAGCGCGATGGATTCATCAGCATCTTTAACAACATCGGCGCAAATGTATTTGCGAATGCTTGCGGTCCATGTATCGGTATGTGGGATCGTGCAGGTGCTGAGAAAGCTGAGAAAAACACCATTGTACATTCTTTCAACCGTAACTTCGCTAAACGTGCAGATGGAAATCCAAATACCTATGCATTCGTTGCATCTCCGGAATTAGTAACTGCTTTAGCTATTGCGGGCGACTTAACATTTAATCCGCTTACCGACACACTCACTAACGAAAACGGAGAACAGGTTAAACTTGATCCACCAAGTGGTGATGAATTGCCTAAAACCGGATTTGCCGTAGAGGATGCCGGATATCAGGCTCCTGCTGCCGATGGTTCCAAAGTAAATGTATTGGTAGATCCTGCATCAGATCGTTTACAATTATTAGATCCGTTTGCTGCCTGGGAAGGTGTAGATATTAAAGGATTAAAACTTCTCATTAAGGTAAAAGGTAAATGTACTACCGACCATATTTCAATGGCTGGTCCATGGTTAAAATACCGTGGTCACCTCGACAATATCTCCAACAATATGTTGATTGGAGCGGTAAACTTTTTCAATGAAAAAACCGACAACGTAAAAAATCAATTAACCGGCGCTTACGACAGCGTTCCGAAAGTACAGCGCGCCTATAAAGCTGAGCGAATTGGTTCATTGGTTGTGGGTGATGAAAACTATGGAGAAGGATCATCGCGCGAACATGCAGCCATGGAGCCTCGTCACCTCGGTGTACGTGCTGTTCTGGTAAAATCGTTTGCACGTATTCACGAAACCAATTTGAAAAAACAAGGAATGCTGGCTTTAACTTTTGCCAATAAAGAGGACTACAATAAAATTCAGGAAGACGATCATTTCGATATCGTTGGATTAACCTCTTTTGCTCCTGGTACTCCACTTACTTTGGTTATTCACCATAGCAATGGATCATCCGAAGAGATTAAAGTAAATCACAGCTATAATGCTCAACAAATTGAGTGGTTTAAAGCAGGTGGTGCACTTAATATTATTCGTGCCAGCTTAAAAGCATAATTGCAATTCAAATCAGAAGGGCAGAACGTTTTCCGCCCTTTTTTTTTGTAATTTTCTGATATGAAAAAAATCTTGCCCATTCTTTTTCTGGTTGTTATCTCTTCTATTGTTCATGCCAATCAGGATTCGGATAGTATTAAACATAAAAATAAACCGGTACCTTTTCTTGATACCAATTATGTGGCCAGGTACAAGGACCGACTCGTTGTTTCTCTATACCAAAGTTACCGTCACTATAATTTCGACTTCTGGCAAACCGGAATCACCGATACCCTCGGACTATCCCGCATGAATTATAAAACCCATTCCAATCATTCTACCGGGTTTGGAATTGATTATGATAAAATATCCTTTAGTCTAGGCTGGAAATCGCCCGTGGATGAAAAGGATGAGAAAACAAAGGGAATCACCAAGACCTTTAATCTGGCTTTTTCATTGAACGGAAAACGTCACCGCATAGAAACTTCTATTCGTTCTTTTCAGGGATTTTACGATGATGATTTAATTAAGTATGGACTCCCCATCAACGACAGCTCCATCCATTACCAGGATCCGAGTATGCATTTACAGGAATACAGAGGGAAGTTCTTTTGGTTCTTCAATAAGAAAAAAAGATTCTCCTATGCCGCAGCCTATTCCAATACACAGCGCCAGTTAAAATCCGCAGGAACATTATTGCTTATTTCCAATGTATACGGATTCAGAATTCAAAGCGATACAGGAATGGTTCCTTTGCCTGCTTCACCTATGTTTGGAACCGATGCCAATATCAACGGATTTCGTTCTATCGGTATTTCTTTAAACCCCGGCTTTAGTTATAATCTGGTTTTATTTAAACGCCTATTTGCCAATGCAACTTTTTCGTGGGGACCGGAACTTCAATTCAGGAAGATTTCACATAAAGACGGAATAGAAAAGACCTCCATCGACCTTGGTCTTTCCGCCTTGGATTATCGGGGATCAATTGGTTATAACGGAAAGTATTTCTACATCTATTGGTTTATAATGGGAGATGTAAATGCATTTGATCCACAAAATTTATCGATGGTTAAGTCCATGATTTACCAGGGTGGAATTTTTGGTTACCGTTTTAAATTTGAAAACAAATTCACCAAGTGGCTTCAAGCCAATAAAATTTATAGCTGGATATAAAAAAAATGTCCCGGAGTTACCGGGACATTTTCACTATTCATAAATTGAATTATTATTTTTTGCCTTTACCTTTTTCTTCTTTTACAGGCTCAGCAGGAATAGCAGCTACTGCATCTTTTTGAGCAGCACAAGTAGCACCACATTCCGATTTTACCGCTTCTAAAGCAGTTTGCCATTCAGTAACATTAGCATTTGCGGCATCACATTTCTTTTTCCAGTCTGCCATTGCTGTTTTTACTTCTTCTTCCTTTACTTCACCTTTTTCCACTTTCTCTTTCCAGCTAGCCCAGTCCTTACCATCTTTATCCCATGCAGCCATGAAACCATCGAATGTCGATTTAATTTCAGCTGTTTTCACTTTGTGACCATCGCATACAACTTGTAAAGAATCAACTGCATGTAATTGCTCAGGTGTTGCATTGGGTTTTAATGAATCAGGAACCATATGCGGGGTCATAGCCTGCATAGCAGAATCTTCGGCAGCGATTGTTTTTCCAAAAGCAGCAAGACCTTCACCTGCTTTTGTCCATTCTGCTTCGAATGCTGCAAGTTCTTTTTTTACTTCTTCAGAAACACCACCACCACAGGAGGTAAATAATACTGCACTAAATGAAAGTGCTAAAATTGAAAAGGATAACTTTTTC
It contains:
- a CDS encoding insulinase family protein, whose protein sequence is MKLKSLIIKSVLSATLAVMMIPAMAQTKVDRSKKPVAGPAPKVQIGKIESFIMPNGLKVFVVENHKLPKVSYSIQLNLDPIQEGNIKGYSEIMASLMGTATKTRSKDQINKEIDFIGGNLSASSEGIYASSLKKHNEKLLEIMSDVLLNPVFKEEELDKVKKQTLSGLQASKNTPEAMAANISGIMNYGKTHPYGEVTTEESVEKVSLSDCQSYYETYFKPNVAYLAIVGDITLEEAKKLTEKYFGTWRKGDVPKSSVPEIVNPSSTKVIFVPRPNSVQSSIHITYPIDLKPGSPDEMKVRVLNEILGGGASARLFRNLRETYNLTYGAYSTMASDEYAGHFEAYAEVRTSGTDSAVNEFMKEINRIRAEKVEAAELQGVINAITGKFSISLENPATIARFAINIDKYNLPKDYYEKYLTELSKITIEDVYATAQKYIRPENAYIVVVGDRDKMPDFINRWKGKNAIEYYDQYGNPFKETKPVPEGLTAEGLYKLHINAIGGEANIRKVKSKVVKMSADIQGYKIEIISKKLYPKKKGLCKTSESVILNGAMLAQKKVFDGTKGKMSGMAGESMIEGEELEAAKLEAEPYLELRYMELGYKLSLIGVDEIEGADAIKMAITDPKGKVEYQWYDAKTYFLVKTESTTETPQGPMTATSYLSDYKEVNGVKYAHKIKTEAGPQIMDLNVTSIEINPKLDPKDFEIK
- a CDS encoding glycosyltransferase family 4 protein, encoding MLFIDWYLPGFKAGGPIRSVANMVTALRDEYEFLVVTRNTDYTSAEPYTGIISDAWNDGPNGEKIYYFSEGQLNRKNLRRLIADTDFDMVYINGIYSWNFSILPLILCRKYGAKKRIIVATRGMLAESAIEVKSGKKKLFLNLARFAGIYKNVVFHATNEIEASDIQKAIHASAKILVADNFPVKRIIPVSRLSKKKKDSLRMVCIARVAPEKNIDFGISVMADAWATPMSMDVYGPIYDLNYSEKCMDMARHLPAGIEVDFRGPVEPKHIPSLLMEYDLLFFPTRGENFGHVIIESLMSGTPVLTSDQTPFKNAGGVESVALNPVLMKEALLRWYRMGNEEHQHHINAALAEARKKNDTSPLVERYRLLLGK
- a CDS encoding aconitate hydratase, which codes for MAFDIEMIKKVYAELPGKVEAARKMLGRPMTLAEKILYAHLADQLPSSSYERGKSYVDFNPDRVAMQDATAQMALLQFMQAGRPKVAVPSTVHCDHLITAKDSSKADLDRAVKVNKEVYDFLSSVSNKYGIGFWKPGAGIIHQVVLENYAFPGGMMIGTDSHTVNAGGLGMIAIGVGGADACDVMAGLPWELKMPKLIGIRLTGKMNGWTSAKDVILKVAGILTVKGGTDKVVEYFGPGAESLSCTGKGTICNMGAEIGATTSTFGYDDSMARYLISTGRADVAELANSVKAHLTGDAEVYANPEKYFDEVIEINLSELEPHLNGPFTPDLATPISKMKEEAQKNGWPTKVEVGLIGSCTNSSYEDIARSASLAKQAVDKKLKTKAQFTITPGSEQVRYTIERDGFISIFNNIGANVFANACGPCIGMWDRAGAEKAEKNTIVHSFNRNFAKRADGNPNTYAFVASPELVTALAIAGDLTFNPLTDTLTNENGEQVKLDPPSGDELPKTGFAVEDAGYQAPAADGSKVNVLVDPASDRLQLLDPFAAWEGVDIKGLKLLIKVKGKCTTDHISMAGPWLKYRGHLDNISNNMLIGAVNFFNEKTDNVKNQLTGAYDSVPKVQRAYKAERIGSLVVGDENYGEGSSREHAAMEPRHLGVRAVLVKSFARIHETNLKKQGMLALTFANKEDYNKIQEDDHFDIVGLTSFAPGTPLTLVIHHSNGSSEEIKVNHSYNAQQIEWFKAGGALNIIRASLKA
- a CDS encoding DUF4421 domain-containing protein, with protein sequence MKKILPILFLVVISSIVHANQDSDSIKHKNKPVPFLDTNYVARYKDRLVVSLYQSYRHYNFDFWQTGITDTLGLSRMNYKTHSNHSTGFGIDYDKISFSLGWKSPVDEKDEKTKGITKTFNLAFSLNGKRHRIETSIRSFQGFYDDDLIKYGLPINDSSIHYQDPSMHLQEYRGKFFWFFNKKKRFSYAAAYSNTQRQLKSAGTLLLISNVYGFRIQSDTGMVPLPASPMFGTDANINGFRSIGISLNPGFSYNLVLFKRLFANATFSWGPELQFRKISHKDGIEKTSIDLGLSALDYRGSIGYNGKYFYIYWFIMGDVNAFDPQNLSMVKSMIYQGGIFGYRFKFENKFTKWLQANKIYSWI